A genomic segment from Chitinophaga niabensis encodes:
- a CDS encoding efflux RND transporter periplasmic adaptor subunit, producing the protein MKRIVMFAGLLALFCQTACVSKKEEKEEAGKFTATSPLKIDTSFTKEYVSQIRSVRNIEIRAQEKGFLQNIYVDEGQYVKAGQLLFKIMPKIYEAELAKAEAEAKAAEIELQNAKTLADKNVISKNEQAMAQAKLDQAKAEISLAKLHLSFTEIRAPFDGIIDRIPLKLGSLVDEGELMTSLSDNSQMFVYFNVSEPEYLDYETHVKSRGNNKVGLLLANNRPLKYTGDVETVEGEFDHETGNIAFRARFPNPDKLLKNGETGKVLMTVPLKDALIIPQKATYEIQDKLYVFVIDKNNVIRSKNITVLGQMPDLYVIDKGLSESDRILLEGVQKAKDDDKIEYEYQAPQEVLSHLRLRTE; encoded by the coding sequence ATGAAAAGAATAGTCATGTTCGCCGGCTTGTTGGCATTGTTCTGCCAAACGGCCTGTGTATCTAAAAAAGAAGAGAAGGAAGAAGCGGGTAAGTTTACCGCTACCAGCCCTTTAAAGATCGATACTTCCTTCACGAAAGAATATGTTTCGCAGATCCGCTCTGTCAGGAACATTGAGATCAGGGCACAGGAAAAAGGATTCCTGCAGAACATCTATGTAGACGAAGGCCAGTACGTAAAAGCCGGCCAGCTGCTGTTCAAGATCATGCCTAAGATCTACGAGGCTGAACTGGCAAAAGCAGAGGCAGAAGCGAAAGCCGCAGAAATAGAACTGCAGAATGCTAAAACCCTGGCGGATAAAAATGTGATCTCAAAGAATGAGCAGGCGATGGCACAGGCCAAACTGGATCAGGCAAAAGCTGAGATATCACTGGCAAAACTACACCTCTCGTTCACAGAGATCAGGGCTCCGTTCGACGGGATCATTGACCGCATTCCACTGAAACTTGGAAGCCTTGTCGATGAAGGAGAGCTGATGACCAGCCTTTCTGATAACAGCCAGATGTTCGTTTATTTCAATGTTTCCGAACCGGAATACCTGGATTATGAAACCCATGTAAAAAGTCGCGGTAACAATAAAGTAGGCTTGCTGTTAGCCAATAACCGCCCATTGAAATACACCGGCGATGTAGAAACGGTTGAGGGGGAATTTGATCATGAAACAGGAAATATTGCTTTCAGGGCAAGGTTCCCTAACCCGGATAAGCTGTTGAAGAATGGCGAAACAGGAAAGGTGCTGATGACGGTTCCGCTTAAAGATGCATTGATCATTCCGCAAAAAGCTACCTACGAGATCCAGGATAAGCTGTACGTTTTTGTGATAGACAAGAACAATGTGATCCGGTCTAAGAACATCACCGTACTTGGCCAGATGCCCGATCTGTACGTGATTGACAAAGGTCTTTCGGAAAGCGACAGGATCCTGCTGGAAGGCGTTCAAAAGGCAAAGGACGATGATAAGATCGAATATGAATACCAGGCGCCGCAGGAAGTGCTCTCACACCTGAGGCTAAGAACGGAATAG
- a CDS encoding RNA polymerase sigma factor: protein MNGKDTSWKELLPHLFRLEYAKMTAVLCRHFGLQHIETAEDITSETFLKATETWALHGIPENPTAWLYTVAKNKTKDHLKHITVFETQVKDAIRPDELQAAEDPDFTPQTITDSQLAMIFAVCNPANSAEAQICLALQILCGFSVEEIANAFLSKTETIKKRLLRARANLRKDNFQIRQLRETTIKERLDVVLRTIYLLFNEGYFSRSNNHLIRKDLCSEAIRLALMLTENPLTNTTHANALLALMCFQSSRLDARADDAGESILFEQQDKSRWSTELIEKGNYYLVNACSGNYISKYHLEAGIAYWHTTPVDHNKWEHILQLYNQLILIEYSPMTALNRTFAFAKVHGHKLAIEEAEKLKLVEHTAYHSLLGYLYAGTDVQKAIAHYNKALGLTRSKAEKKTLMKEIERLSL, encoded by the coding sequence ATGAACGGAAAGGATACATCCTGGAAAGAATTGCTCCCGCACCTCTTCAGGCTGGAGTATGCTAAAATGACTGCCGTACTATGCCGTCACTTTGGCCTGCAGCATATTGAAACGGCTGAGGATATCACCAGTGAAACCTTCCTGAAAGCAACAGAGACCTGGGCGCTGCATGGCATTCCTGAAAACCCCACGGCCTGGCTGTATACCGTTGCTAAAAACAAAACAAAAGATCACCTGAAACATATTACTGTCTTTGAAACGCAGGTAAAAGATGCGATCAGGCCCGATGAATTACAGGCAGCAGAAGATCCTGATTTTACACCGCAAACTATTACAGACAGCCAGCTCGCGATGATCTTTGCAGTTTGTAACCCTGCAAATTCAGCGGAAGCACAGATCTGCCTTGCGTTACAGATCCTTTGCGGGTTCAGCGTGGAAGAAATTGCCAATGCCTTCCTTTCAAAAACAGAAACCATCAAAAAAAGGCTGCTCAGGGCAAGAGCGAACCTCCGCAAGGATAATTTCCAGATCAGGCAATTACGGGAAACTACCATAAAGGAAAGGCTGGATGTGGTGCTCAGAACTATCTATCTCTTATTCAACGAAGGCTATTTTTCCCGCAGCAATAACCACCTGATCCGGAAAGACCTTTGTTCTGAAGCGATCCGCCTGGCACTTATGCTTACAGAAAACCCACTCACCAACACCACTCATGCCAATGCCCTGCTGGCATTGATGTGCTTTCAAAGCTCAAGACTGGATGCCAGGGCAGATGATGCCGGGGAATCCATCCTTTTTGAACAGCAGGATAAAAGCCGCTGGAGCACAGAACTGATTGAAAAAGGGAATTACTACCTGGTGAATGCCTGCTCCGGGAATTATATATCCAAATATCACCTGGAGGCGGGCATTGCCTATTGGCATACCACACCGGTTGATCACAATAAATGGGAACATATCTTACAGCTTTACAACCAGCTTATCCTTATAGAATATTCCCCCATGACGGCCCTGAACAGAACATTCGCTTTTGCAAAGGTACACGGGCATAAGCTGGCTATTGAGGAAGCAGAGAAGTTGAAGCTGGTGGAGCATACAGCTTATCATTCCCTGCTGGGTTATTTATATGCGGGTACAGATGTGCAAAAGGCGATAGCACATTACAATAAAGCCCTCGGCCTTACAAGGTCAAAAGCAGAAAAGAAAACCTTAATGAAGGAAATAGAACGGCTGAGCCTATAA
- a CDS encoding YciI family protein, producing MKEFLLIFRNTYNPHENPSPEQLQERMNWLGNIIAQNKLVDKGNSLSTDQAKTVRPEDLVTDGPYTEIKEFISGYMILRTETIEEAIEIAKANPSLKDGGNIEIRAINKSE from the coding sequence ATGAAAGAGTTCCTGCTGATCTTCAGAAACACTTATAACCCGCATGAAAATCCTTCTCCTGAACAATTACAGGAAAGGATGAACTGGCTGGGGAACATCATCGCACAAAACAAACTGGTGGACAAAGGGAACAGCCTTTCCACTGACCAGGCAAAGACCGTACGGCCGGAAGACCTGGTAACGGATGGCCCTTACACGGAAATAAAAGAATTCATCAGTGGTTATATGATCCTGAGAACGGAAACCATTGAAGAAGCGATCGAAATAGCCAAAGCAAATCCCAGCCTTAAAGATGGCGGAAATATAGAAATAAGGGCGATCAATAAAAGTGAATGA
- a CDS encoding PQQ-dependent sugar dehydrogenase: MNRFLNPYLLTVAGAFALASCGQSTSKTAENTAKDSVIAGAPVETKPANTDYKPAFEGQTRIGSVKTATAYEFKVLDSSLKSPWGITSLPDGRFIITEKKGTMRIATLEGKVSEPITGIPKVNSDGQGGLLGIRVDPDFTSNRMVYWVFSEPLPEGNLTAVAKGKLSADEKTIEGATVIYRATPAYKGTLHYGGRILFDKSGNIVISTGERSDLETRPQAQDIKSGLGKVIRITKEGKPAAGNPFEGKADARPELYSYGHRNVQGLAFHPETGDLWETEFGPRGGDELNRVEAGKNYGWPTITYGLEYSGKKIGDSIQQKAGLEQPVYYWDPVLSPSGITFYSGAGIPEWKNNLFIAGLSSTHIARLVIENNKVTGEENLLSGEGQRFRDITEGKDGALYAITDQGRLYRIGKK, from the coding sequence ATGAACAGGTTCCTGAACCCTTATTTATTGACTGTCGCGGGCGCATTTGCTTTAGCCTCCTGTGGGCAAAGCACATCTAAAACTGCTGAAAATACAGCAAAGGACAGTGTTATTGCTGGCGCACCTGTAGAAACCAAACCGGCTAATACAGACTATAAACCTGCATTTGAAGGTCAAACCAGGATAGGCAGCGTTAAAACTGCCACTGCTTATGAGTTCAAAGTGCTGGATAGCAGCCTTAAATCCCCCTGGGGCATTACCTCCTTACCAGACGGCCGTTTCATTATCACGGAAAAGAAGGGCACCATGCGTATCGCTACCCTGGAAGGGAAAGTGAGCGAGCCTATCACCGGCATTCCCAAGGTAAATTCCGACGGGCAGGGTGGTTTGCTGGGGATCCGCGTAGATCCTGATTTTACCAGTAACAGGATGGTATACTGGGTATTCTCTGAACCTTTACCGGAAGGTAACCTCACAGCTGTAGCCAAAGGCAAATTATCTGCCGATGAGAAAACTATTGAGGGTGCTACCGTTATATACCGTGCTACCCCTGCTTATAAAGGCACCTTACATTATGGCGGAAGGATCCTGTTCGACAAAAGCGGCAATATTGTGATCAGTACCGGCGAACGTTCTGACCTGGAAACAAGGCCCCAGGCGCAGGACATCAAATCCGGGCTGGGTAAGGTGATCCGCATCACCAAAGAAGGTAAACCTGCTGCAGGTAATCCATTTGAAGGCAAAGCGGACGCAAGGCCGGAGTTGTATTCTTACGGTCACCGCAACGTACAGGGCCTTGCTTTCCATCCTGAAACGGGGGATCTATGGGAAACAGAATTCGGCCCGAGAGGCGGTGATGAACTGAACAGGGTAGAAGCCGGCAAAAACTATGGCTGGCCTACCATCACTTACGGCCTTGAATACAGCGGTAAAAAGATCGGCGACAGCATACAGCAGAAAGCTGGCCTGGAACAACCCGTGTATTATTGGGACCCTGTACTTTCTCCCAGCGGCATCACTTTCTACAGCGGAGCTGGTATTCCTGAATGGAAGAACAACCTCTTCATCGCCGGCCTGAGCAGCACGCATATTGCACGGCTGGTAATTGAAAACAATAAAGTGACCGGCGAGGAAAACCTGCTTTCCGGCGAAGGGCAGCGTTTCCGTGATATCACAGAAGGGAAGGACGGGGCATTATATGCCATCACGGACCAGGGCAGATTATACCGGATCGGCAAGAAATAA